The proteins below are encoded in one region of Shewanella putrefaciens:
- a CDS encoding chromosome segregation protein SMC produces MRLKQIKLAGFKSFVDPTKIPFLQALTAIIGPNGCGKSNVIDAVRWVLGESSAKHLRGDSMSDVIFNGSSARKPVSVAGVELVFENKQGRLAGQYASYEEISVKRQVSRDGESWYFLNGQKCRRKDITDLFMGTGLGPRSYAIIEQGTISRLIESKPQDLRTFIEEAAGISRYKERRRETENRIRHTRENLERLGDIRSELGKQLDKLAQQAKAAKQYRELKLAERKTHAELLVMRYQELQAQMANLSEQISAIEVQQAAAQSLAQTDELQTTELQVQLARLAEQEQRAVEAYYLTGTEIAKLEQQLQSQKQRDAQLETQLIQVKEQIQQHTDKLEGYQTNLRSLELELSQLAPQHDEQQEMLDELQCQWAMSVERNEQQTESLRQQAALVAKHQLQLELSRSKLTHQQQLLEHKQQQSREQQAELIALTQLEQEDRLTPLSQAVAAITHTLAEQVEVNHQLEHRVSAETAELDQVRIDFERISQELTSMRARFELIEQWLTKQEQLTDKPQLWQSLTVENGWETAAELALNGLMNLPVGVIETEVGFQPFAIPSAGIDLKSEYQAKLQSNVNLAPWLSGLKWAQDLPSARLMLPLLKDNERIVTADGYLLGQGFLIAKQDSAESLVQLSKEQGQLGESIREWESKLALLQTRLSECAANLNQARQQLTSGVQKLHQLQLEQTTKQVQLANATEQAQLSAAKRTQLEQALSLNATEMFTLTEQFNLLAEQEVELEDSLQTSLEKQQQLNQDAQTDLVRHQALKARITEIERQLSTLRASLQSVTMRIAVSSEQIQLQQIRVSELIQSREMLSAQFASVQEQSGLQNSGLLSAQLAELLNQQQQQQQSLKIVRTEQSTLSEALNRIGLKQKQELGKLEGLTQSLSTLKLRREGLKGQAESQLEALQEQKIVLSQIIDTLPLDGHPDKWQSDLDQIRQKIIRLGAINLAAIEEFEQQSERKSYLDHQDDDLNKGLATLEEAIRKIDKETRTRFKTTFDTVNEDLGRLFPKVFGGGRAYLALTEDDLLETGVTIMAQPPGKKNSTIHLLSGGEKALTALSLVFAIFRLNPAPFCMLDEVDAPLDDANVERFCRLLKEMSQSVQFIYISHNKITMEMADQLIGVTMHEPGVSRIVAVDLEQAVAMADAG; encoded by the coding sequence ATGAGATTAAAACAAATAAAACTTGCCGGCTTTAAGTCGTTTGTCGATCCCACTAAAATTCCTTTTTTACAGGCATTAACCGCCATTATTGGCCCAAATGGCTGCGGCAAATCGAATGTAATCGATGCCGTGCGTTGGGTATTAGGCGAAAGTTCGGCTAAACATCTGCGCGGTGATTCCATGAGCGACGTGATTTTTAACGGCTCCAGTGCGCGCAAACCTGTCTCCGTGGCCGGGGTTGAACTGGTCTTTGAAAATAAACAAGGTCGTCTTGCCGGCCAATACGCCAGTTATGAAGAAATATCGGTCAAGCGTCAGGTGAGTCGTGATGGCGAATCTTGGTATTTTCTCAATGGGCAAAAGTGTCGCCGAAAAGACATTACCGACTTATTTATGGGCACAGGCCTTGGCCCACGCAGCTACGCCATTATCGAGCAAGGCACTATTTCTCGCCTTATTGAATCTAAACCCCAAGATCTGCGTACTTTTATCGAGGAAGCCGCGGGGATCTCCCGCTATAAAGAGCGGCGCCGTGAAACCGAGAATCGTATTCGCCATACCCGTGAAAACCTTGAACGTTTAGGGGATATTCGTAGCGAGTTAGGTAAACAACTCGATAAGCTTGCCCAGCAAGCCAAGGCCGCCAAACAATACCGAGAGTTAAAGCTGGCCGAGCGCAAGACCCACGCCGAACTCCTGGTGATGCGTTATCAAGAGTTGCAAGCTCAGATGGCAAACCTGTCAGAGCAAATCAGCGCCATCGAAGTGCAACAAGCCGCGGCGCAGTCGCTTGCGCAAACCGATGAGTTACAAACCACTGAATTACAAGTACAACTCGCTCGGTTGGCGGAACAGGAGCAGCGTGCGGTCGAGGCCTATTATCTTACGGGCACCGAAATCGCAAAGTTAGAGCAGCAATTACAGAGCCAAAAACAACGCGATGCCCAGCTTGAGACGCAGCTAATTCAGGTTAAGGAGCAGATCCAGCAACATACGGATAAACTCGAAGGCTATCAAACTAATCTCAGGTCGTTGGAGTTAGAGTTATCTCAACTGGCACCCCAGCATGATGAACAGCAAGAAATGCTGGATGAGCTGCAATGTCAGTGGGCAATGAGTGTCGAGCGTAACGAGCAACAAACGGAAAGTTTACGCCAGCAAGCGGCGTTAGTTGCAAAGCACCAACTACAACTTGAGCTGAGTCGCAGCAAACTTACACATCAGCAGCAATTGTTGGAGCATAAGCAGCAACAGAGCCGTGAGCAACAGGCAGAGCTAATAGCTCTGACTCAACTTGAGCAGGAAGATAGACTCACGCCCCTTAGCCAAGCTGTTGCGGCAATCACGCACACGCTCGCCGAGCAAGTGGAAGTCAATCATCAGCTTGAACATCGAGTCAGCGCAGAGACGGCAGAATTAGATCAAGTTCGAATCGATTTTGAGCGGATTTCCCAAGAGCTTACCTCAATGCGGGCCCGTTTTGAGTTGATCGAGCAATGGCTCACAAAACAGGAGCAGCTCACGGATAAACCGCAGCTATGGCAAAGTTTAACCGTCGAAAATGGCTGGGAAACGGCCGCAGAACTTGCCCTCAATGGCCTGATGAATTTACCCGTCGGGGTAATTGAGACTGAAGTGGGTTTTCAGCCCTTTGCCATACCGTCTGCTGGGATAGACCTAAAGAGTGAATATCAAGCCAAGCTTCAATCCAATGTCAATCTTGCCCCTTGGTTGTCTGGGCTGAAATGGGCTCAGGATCTGCCATCAGCTAGGCTGATGTTGCCTCTCCTTAAGGATAATGAGCGTATTGTCACCGCCGATGGCTATTTATTGGGTCAAGGTTTCTTAATTGCTAAACAAGATAGCGCCGAGTCCCTAGTGCAACTCAGTAAAGAGCAGGGGCAATTAGGCGAAAGTATCCGTGAGTGGGAGAGTAAACTTGCCCTGCTGCAAACTAGGTTATCGGAATGTGCTGCTAACCTAAACCAAGCGAGGCAACAGTTGACCTCTGGGGTGCAGAAGTTACATCAACTGCAACTAGAACAGACCACTAAACAGGTGCAATTGGCGAATGCAACTGAGCAGGCTCAGTTATCCGCCGCGAAACGCACCCAGCTTGAACAAGCTCTGTCACTCAATGCGACTGAGATGTTCACCTTAACTGAGCAATTTAACCTGCTTGCAGAGCAAGAGGTCGAACTTGAGGATAGCCTGCAGACGAGCCTAGAAAAGCAGCAACAACTCAATCAGGATGCCCAAACGGATTTAGTGCGCCACCAAGCATTAAAGGCTCGGATCACTGAGATTGAACGCCAGTTATCAACTCTAAGGGCGAGCTTGCAGTCCGTCACGATGCGAATTGCCGTCAGCAGCGAGCAAATTCAGTTACAGCAAATCCGTGTCAGTGAATTAATCCAGTCTCGAGAAATGTTGTCAGCCCAGTTTGCCAGCGTCCAAGAGCAAAGTGGACTGCAAAATAGTGGGTTATTGAGCGCGCAATTAGCCGAGTTGCTTAATCAACAACAGCAGCAGCAACAGAGCCTTAAAATTGTACGAACGGAGCAAAGTACGCTTTCTGAGGCATTAAACCGTATAGGATTAAAGCAAAAACAAGAGCTTGGTAAGCTTGAGGGCTTGACTCAAAGCCTGAGCACGTTAAAGTTACGTCGTGAAGGATTAAAAGGCCAAGCAGAAAGCCAATTAGAGGCACTGCAGGAACAAAAAATTGTCCTGTCACAGATTATTGATACCTTGCCTTTAGATGGGCATCCCGATAAGTGGCAGAGTGATTTAGATCAAATACGGCAAAAAATCATCCGCTTAGGGGCGATTAACCTCGCCGCGATCGAAGAATTTGAACAGCAAAGTGAGCGAAAATCGTATCTGGATCATCAAGATGACGATTTAAATAAAGGGCTCGCCACCTTAGAAGAGGCGATCCGTAAGATAGATAAGGAAACCCGTACACGCTTTAAGACCACGTTTGATACCGTTAACGAAGATCTCGGGCGCTTATTTCCGAAGGTTTTTGGTGGCGGGCGGGCTTATTTAGCACTGACGGAGGATGACTTGCTGGAGACAGGCGTGACTATTATGGCCCAGCCACCGGGTAAGAAGAACAGCACAATCCATCTTCTTTCGGGTGGTGAAAAAGCCTTAACCGCTTTATCATTGGTATTCGCTATTTTTAGGCTGAATCCCGCACCCTTCTGTATGTTAGATGAAGTGGATGCACCGTTAGATGATGCCAACGTGGAACGTTTCTGTCGATTACTCAAAGAAATGTCGCAAAGCGTACAGTTTATATATATTAGCCATAACAAAATAACCATGGAGATGGCTGATCAACTTATAGGCGTGACTATGCACGAGCCGGGTGTATCCCGTATAGTCGCGGTAGATTTAGAGCAAGCGGTGGCGATGGCTGACGCTGGATAA
- the cysZ gene encoding sulfate transporter CysZ, protein MTQKKTLPFPAKSGVNYFLDGFGLIRRKGLRTFVFIPLMINLLLFAGVIYVAIGQLDAMFTWMNAQLPEYLSWLNFLLWPLAVTTMLVMLAFVFSSVMNWLAAPFNGLLAEKVEQLLTGKPLNTGSGIDLIKDLPRILGREWIKLKYYLPRALVFLLLFLVPMVGQTLAPILWFFFSAWMMAIQYCDYPFDNHKVSFKDMRFALNQTRGSSFSFGATVTLFSMIPIVNFVVMPVAICGATAMWVDKYREAYRNPVIAPE, encoded by the coding sequence ATGACACAGAAGAAAACCTTGCCCTTCCCCGCCAAAAGCGGCGTTAATTACTTTCTCGACGGTTTTGGTCTGATCAGACGCAAAGGGCTGCGTACCTTTGTATTTATTCCTTTAATGATTAACTTGTTACTGTTTGCAGGTGTCATTTATGTGGCCATAGGCCAGTTAGATGCTATGTTTACGTGGATGAATGCCCAGCTACCCGAGTATTTAAGTTGGTTAAATTTTTTACTCTGGCCACTCGCCGTCACGACTATGTTAGTCATGCTCGCCTTTGTGTTTAGCTCGGTGATGAACTGGCTCGCAGCGCCTTTTAATGGCCTGTTGGCTGAAAAGGTTGAACAATTACTCACGGGCAAACCACTGAACACAGGTTCTGGTATCGATTTAATCAAAGATTTACCCCGCATTTTGGGCCGTGAATGGATCAAACTGAAATACTATCTGCCCCGGGCACTGGTATTTTTATTACTGTTTTTAGTGCCAATGGTAGGTCAAACCTTAGCCCCTATCCTGTGGTTTTTCTTTAGTGCTTGGATGATGGCGATCCAATATTGCGATTATCCCTTCGACAACCACAAGGTCAGTTTTAAGGATATGCGCTTCGCCTTAAATCAGACCCGCGGCAGCAGCTTTAGCTTTGGCGCGACTGTAACGTTATTTTCGATGATACCCATAGTGAACTTTGTCGTGATGCCCGTAGCCATTTGTGGTGCCACCGCTATGTGGGTCGATAAGTACCGCGAAGCCTACCGCAATCCCGTGATAGCACCGGAATAG
- a CDS encoding beta-ketoacyl-ACP synthase III, translating into MKQVVISGSGLFTPPHSISNEALVESFNAYVDMFNLENAGLIEQGHVAPLSYSSSEFIEKASGIKHRYVMVKEGILDPEVMMPLIPERSSDELSMQAEIGVEAALMALNHANLKAEQIDLVIVACAYTQRAYPAMAIEIQRALGTRGYGYDMQVACSSATFAIVAAANAIATGSASRVLVINPEICSAQVNYRDRDSHFIFGDVATALVLEEQSLVAPGTGFKILSSRCFTDYSSNIRSNFGFLNRCDPSSAHQPDKLFHQQGRKVFKELLPMIYQHLDEHLAEQDLTPQSFKRLWLHQANINMNQFVVKKLLGDEVSPQQAPVVLDEYANTASAGSVIAFHKFSSDFKAGDLGLLSSFGAGYSIGSVILQKC; encoded by the coding sequence ATGAAACAGGTTGTTATTTCTGGCAGCGGTTTATTTACGCCGCCCCACAGTATTTCCAATGAAGCCCTAGTCGAGAGTTTCAATGCCTACGTGGATATGTTTAACCTTGAAAATGCAGGATTAATTGAGCAGGGACATGTCGCGCCCTTATCCTATTCATCGAGCGAATTTATCGAAAAAGCCTCGGGTATTAAACACAGGTATGTGATGGTGAAAGAGGGCATTCTCGATCCTGAAGTGATGATGCCTCTGATCCCCGAGCGCAGTAGCGACGAGTTATCTATGCAGGCCGAAATCGGGGTTGAAGCCGCATTGATGGCGCTCAATCATGCCAATCTTAAGGCGGAGCAAATTGATCTAGTCATTGTTGCCTGCGCCTATACCCAGCGCGCCTATCCGGCAATGGCGATTGAAATCCAACGCGCGCTCGGCACCCGAGGTTATGGCTATGATATGCAAGTTGCTTGTTCATCGGCGACCTTCGCTATTGTTGCCGCCGCGAATGCGATTGCCACTGGCTCCGCTTCTCGGGTACTCGTGATCAACCCTGAAATTTGCTCGGCCCAGGTCAACTACCGCGACCGTGATAGCCATTTTATCTTCGGTGATGTGGCGACCGCGCTGGTACTCGAAGAGCAGAGCCTAGTCGCACCTGGGACTGGGTTTAAGATCCTTTCAAGCCGTTGTTTTACCGATTACTCAAGCAATATTCGCAGCAATTTTGGTTTCTTAAATCGCTGTGATCCCAGTTCGGCACACCAGCCCGATAAATTGTTCCACCAACAGGGGCGTAAGGTTTTTAAAGAGCTGTTGCCGATGATTTACCAGCATTTGGATGAACACTTAGCCGAACAGGATCTAACACCTCAGTCCTTTAAACGTTTGTGGTTACACCAAGCGAACATCAATATGAATCAGTTTGTGGTGAAAAAACTGCTTGGGGACGAGGTTTCGCCGCAGCAGGCTCCTGTGGTGCTCGATGAATATGCTAATACGGCATCTGCGGGCTCTGTGATTGCGTTTCACAAGTTTTCTAGCGACTTTAAGGCGGGCGATTTAGGCCTGTTGAGCTCCTTTGGTGCGGGATATTCCATCGGCAGTGTTATTCTGCAAAAGTGCTAA
- a CDS encoding RDD family protein, translating to MKQQQTDLGKDPKTMVTPNAFAIADSVLYTPLATPLKRALAMLIDGVVITVLAEQMDWMFVLLVIGIIWVEKRSHTLGRMLKWGLYALMLAFLLLSMAADVFNFNAATDASSESSLVGKEVIQSLPALLSLSLCEDYPCAKAEIQSLRKRIEETSETTAMPALERRDMVLNTLNSSQLSAADKQKLQSEILTGVLWPAIPVQTEPARGENQQPKPEALNLNAKVPAAKTDAINADMLGGHFPENTYGDGDGDGEEEADTHSVIAWIKGFMGDMGLGFGWAAFYFTVFTARFDGQTLGKKLLGIRVIKLDGAKLSLWAAFGRYGGYAAGFTTGLLGFMQIFWDANRQGIQDKISSTVVIDLIQMHKKQQLEQQQAQVKNGLNPVQTTEYSTSAHLTTSTRSEHL from the coding sequence ATGAAACAACAGCAAACGGACTTGGGCAAAGACCCAAAAACTATGGTAACCCCCAATGCCTTCGCCATTGCAGACTCAGTGCTTTATACGCCGTTGGCAACCCCTTTAAAGCGTGCCTTAGCCATGTTGATCGATGGGGTTGTGATCACCGTTTTGGCAGAACAAATGGATTGGATGTTTGTGCTGTTGGTGATAGGCATTATTTGGGTTGAAAAACGTAGTCACACATTAGGGCGAATGCTTAAGTGGGGGCTATATGCTCTTATGCTGGCCTTTCTGCTCCTGAGTATGGCCGCCGATGTCTTCAATTTTAACGCTGCAACTGATGCCTCGAGTGAGTCTAGCTTAGTGGGCAAAGAGGTTATCCAGTCCCTTCCTGCATTGCTATCCCTTAGCCTCTGTGAAGATTACCCCTGTGCTAAGGCGGAAATTCAATCCCTGCGAAAGCGCATTGAAGAGACGAGTGAAACGACGGCCATGCCGGCGTTGGAGCGCAGGGATATGGTGCTTAATACCCTCAATAGCAGCCAGCTATCAGCGGCCGATAAGCAAAAGTTGCAGTCGGAAATATTGACAGGCGTTTTATGGCCAGCGATTCCAGTACAAACTGAGCCTGCACGGGGGGAAAATCAGCAGCCTAAGCCCGAAGCACTTAATCTAAACGCGAAAGTGCCTGCGGCAAAGACAGATGCAATCAATGCCGATATGTTAGGGGGACATTTTCCCGAGAATACTTACGGTGATGGCGACGGTGATGGGGAAGAGGAGGCCGATACCCACAGTGTTATCGCTTGGATCAAAGGTTTTATGGGGGATATGGGGCTGGGCTTCGGTTGGGCTGCATTTTACTTCACAGTCTTTACTGCAAGGTTCGATGGTCAAACCTTAGGTAAAAAGCTGCTCGGTATTCGGGTGATTAAACTCGATGGTGCCAAACTCAGTTTGTGGGCCGCGTTCGGACGCTACGGTGGCTACGCCGCGGGCTTCACAACTGGCCTTTTAGGCTTTATGCAAATATTTTGGGATGCCAATCGGCAGGGGATCCAAGATAAAATATCCTCAACAGTCGTGATAGACTTAATACAAATGCATAAAAAGCAACAATTAGAGCAGCAACAAGCACAGGTAAAAAATGGATTAAACCCTGTGCAGACAACGGAATATTCTACGTCTGCTCACCTTACAACAAGCACTCGTTCGGAGCACCTATGA